A genome region from Anolis carolinensis isolate JA03-04 chromosome 6, rAnoCar3.1.pri, whole genome shotgun sequence includes the following:
- the LOC134292526 gene encoding nucleolar and coiled-body phosphoprotein 1-like, whose translation MSTTRFKRCTQCAAKIPDSDGHAKCLYCLGEAHVVGTCRFCLALTAQARKNRAARLRAALYEKSLAPEPAPSTSGTKPPLNPGSMSAPTAKAPSVSSKASRASRSSKAAKPPCTLTTATVSTRSGRVGPSSTSSSVASVSSARSHLGAPPSTSAMKIAFKRAHEEARRTQSDSAMVPPTPGKSLRVPSKQPLAKKRATQRSSSSASSKMDVLSSATSSRRSSPIAPAQRPRQPSPQQLSDGELQDSPHHSTQTVVRVPSPRPAVSHRSSRQQLFPPTSTPERGRQTTRLARAAQASASKETRPQMAPALEALPPPETVLSSPPQSPQGAGDDEIDIDRPDSSLSASVVSLGLDLSPPHDAYEVDPPSPTDNIRAFSEQMIRMADALGLEIKQTSKAVTDPVFKRVQAQAPPATLLPFLPYLLDVIQSSWKTPSSIPPTSKRIESWYRTDDDTLEWLKHHPDPNSMVVKASQSSGRESTTPADREGKRFDAVGRKLYSGALLLCRMANYGACMGAYQQILWEKAQPFFSKLSDEDRSVMSTLQQEADSLAHHQIQMAKHTGDTAGKMIAHAIAIRRHAWLRSSGLSSSSRQVIEDLPFDAMGLFNSGTDDKLKTNHDFKVLATKCGDQPQTHRTKWFPQRFRRFPPPSYRQQSFRRPSVSNNQNRQHPRRAAQPQRQRGRTTPTAGQPHRRS comes from the coding sequence atgtctacgactcgcttcaagcgttgCACTCAGTgcgccgctaaaattcctgattccgacggccacgccaagtgcctctactgcctcggggaggcacatgtcgtcggtacctgccgtttctgcctggccctaacggctcaggctaggaagaatagagccgcgaggcttagagcggctcTCTACGAAAAATCActtgcccctgaacccgctccgtcgacttcgggcacgaagccgccgcttaatccgggatcgatgtcggctccaacagctaaagctccctcggtctcgtctaaggcgtccagagcctccagatcgtctaaagccgctaaaccaccgtgcacactcaccacggccacggtgtcgacacgttctggtcgggtcggcccttcctcgacatcgagctcggtggcttccgtatcctcggctcgatcccatctcggggctcctccgtcgacctctgcgatgaagatcgccttcaaaagggctcatgaggaagctcgtcggacccaatccgactcagcaatggtccctcccacaccgggtaaatccctgagggttccatcaaaacaaccgctcgctaagaagagggcaacccaacgctcttcctcttctgcttcctccaagatggacgtcctttcttcggcaacttcttctagaagatcctctccgatcgctcccgctcagcgacctcgccaaccttctcctcagcaactttctgatggcgagttgcaggactcaccccaccactccactcagacagtggtcagggtgccatctcctcgacctgccgTCTCTCATCGTTCGTCTcgtcaacagctttttcccccgacctcgacaccggaacggggtagacagaccactcgcctggctcgagcggcccaggcctcggcctccaaagaaactcggccacagatggctcctgctcttgaggctttgccgccaccagagactgtgttgtcatctccccctcagtcccctcaaggggctggggacgatgagatcgatatagatcgccctgattcttctctctcggcctcggtggtatctctaggccttgatctctctcctccgcatgacgcctatgaggtggaccctccttcgcctaccgacaacattcgggccttctccgagcaaatgattagaatggctgatgccctgggtctagaaatcaagcagacttccaaggcagtgactgacccggtcttcaaacgggtccaagcccaggcccctccagccacgctgttgccatttttgccttatctcctagacgtcatccaatcttcgtggaagactccttcctcgatccctcctacctcgaagagaatcgagtcttggtatcgtacagatgacgacactttagaatggcttaaacaccatcccgacccgaactccatggtcgttaaagcttctcagtcttccggtcgcgaatccactacccctgcagacagagagggcaaaaggtttgacgcggtcggtcggaagctctattccggagcccttctactctgtagaatggcgaactatggggcctgtatgggggcataccagcagatcctttgggaaaaagctcagcccttcttctctaaattgtctgatgaagaccggtccgtcatgtccaccctccagcaagaggccgactcgctagcacatcatcaaatccagatggctaagcatacgggcgacacggccggcaaaatgatcgcccacgccattgccattcgtcgccacgcctggctgaggtcgtccggcttgtcttcctcctccaggcaagtcatcgaagacctccccttcgacgccatgggcctctttaattccGGTACGGATGATAAgctcaaaaccaaccatgactttaaagttctggccactaaatgtgGTGACCAACCCCAAacacaccgcaccaagtggttccCTCAACGTTTTCGGCGcttcccgcctccctcttaccgccaacaatccttcaggcgtccctcggtatcgaacaaccagaaccgccaacacCCTCGACGGGCGGCTCAGCCGCAGAGACAACGCGGCCgtaccacccccaccgctggtcaacctcaccggcgctcctga